The following are from one region of the Methanospirillum hungatei genome:
- a CDS encoding PEGA domain-containing protein, with the protein MKMWVSIILIAIILLLTGMSNAVPGDFSGELPGGSGTVAVNVRTVPDGATVFFDGEKQEAKTPAYYYVNPGVHRMKVTLIGYKTYMDEFSFPEEELPVIYLEKAVEGTLHIDSTPQDASVYLDGEYKGQTPVDILTTVGSHELVIENQLYKTIEKTVELKAERQGMHYNLKPGSGAVYIWSIPEATILIDGEVIDLENNPGIVELDPGTYTITARKEGYKVGQKDITVKGADTQEVYFVLYGPGGQYTRVNDDIINIGITSEPEGATVYINGEERQGKTPGVYRVYPGINQIRLELSTYQIYDEEIDFPDESPLVVPLVRSPSDHPDIQGPSPEGSGRLEVEVSPADATINIDGSNVDIYQPLELDVGEYLVKASSDGYISQQDTITIQKDKTTSISIHLVPEEEQNNDMSPSPERSGRLEVEVSPADATINIDGSNIDISEPLELDVGEYLVKASSDGYISQQNTITIQKDKTTSISINLVPEEEQNDDMGPIVYFPGPDTVNIKIDSDPQGADVLYKGKAIGTTPFTRDVKPRIYLIELRLDGYEPTFKQIDVRNYITASTKVDMETGIWDELKEESE; encoded by the coding sequence ATGAAAATGTGGGTATCAATTATATTGATTGCTATCATTCTGCTGCTCACAGGAATGAGTAATGCCGTACCTGGGGATTTTTCTGGAGAACTTCCCGGTGGTTCAGGCACAGTAGCAGTGAACGTTCGAACTGTTCCAGATGGGGCAACGGTATTCTTTGATGGGGAGAAACAGGAAGCAAAAACTCCGGCATATTACTATGTGAATCCCGGAGTTCATCGCATGAAGGTCACACTGATTGGATATAAAACCTACATGGATGAATTTTCGTTTCCTGAAGAGGAACTACCGGTAATTTACCTGGAAAAAGCGGTAGAAGGGACCCTCCATATCGATTCTACCCCTCAGGATGCATCTGTATACCTGGATGGGGAATATAAAGGTCAGACACCAGTTGATATCCTGACTACTGTTGGATCACACGAACTGGTCATTGAAAACCAGTTATACAAGACTATTGAAAAGACCGTGGAATTGAAAGCAGAACGTCAGGGAATGCATTATAACCTGAAACCAGGATCAGGAGCTGTATACATCTGGTCTATTCCTGAGGCCACGATCCTGATCGACGGGGAAGTTATCGATCTTGAGAACAATCCAGGAATTGTTGAACTGGATCCTGGAACCTATACCATCACTGCACGAAAAGAAGGGTATAAAGTCGGCCAGAAAGACATCACCGTGAAGGGTGCAGATACACAGGAGGTCTATTTTGTTCTTTACGGGCCTGGTGGCCAGTATACCCGGGTCAATGATGATATCATAAATATTGGTATCACCTCTGAACCAGAAGGAGCTACCGTCTATATCAACGGTGAAGAAAGGCAGGGTAAAACCCCTGGTGTATACCGGGTATATCCTGGAATAAATCAGATTCGTCTTGAATTATCTACATACCAGATCTATGATGAAGAGATAGATTTCCCTGATGAAAGTCCACTTGTCGTTCCACTGGTCAGGTCACCATCAGATCACCCTGATATCCAGGGGCCGTCTCCGGAAGGGTCAGGCAGGCTTGAAGTTGAGGTTTCTCCTGCAGATGCTACAATAAATATTGATGGGTCAAATGTTGACATCTATCAGCCATTAGAATTGGATGTTGGTGAATATCTGGTCAAGGCATCCTCTGATGGGTACATAAGTCAACAGGACACGATTACTATTCAGAAGGATAAGACAACCAGCATCAGCATCCACCTCGTTCCTGAAGAAGAGCAGAATAATGACATGAGTCCGTCTCCGGAAAGGTCAGGCAGGCTTGAAGTTGAGGTTTCTCCTGCAGATGCTACAATAAATATTGACGGATCAAATATTGACATCTCTGAGCCACTAGAATTGGATGTTGGTGAATATCTGGTCAAGGCATCCTCTGATGGGTACATCAGCCAACAGAACACGATTACTATTCAGAAGGACAAGACAACCAGCATCAGTATCAATCTCGTTCCTGAAGAAGAGCAGAATGATGACATGGGGCCGATTGTCTATTTCCCCGGGCCTGATACCGTGAATATAAAAATTGATTCAGATCCCCAGGGAGCTGATGTCTTATACAAAGGGAAAGCCATTGGAACCACTCCTTTTACTCGTGATGTCAAGCCACGAA